Genomic window (Rhododendron vialii isolate Sample 1 chromosome 4a, ASM3025357v1):
tttgattggctcttcttctttttcatctcatctcacaaaaaaatgttCATTTTTTTAACTCGTTCTTTCTCACCATCTAAATGAGCTATTTCTGattattgtgttttgtttgattttgaagaaagaaacataaaagaaagaagcaaaagaCGTAGAGTTATTCAAGGACAAAAGGGAATCTGCActtaataatatctaatcaagctaatttttttttgtagagttgttctactcgacgagctttaTGAAGTGAACGTTTCTAATAATCGGAGACCTTTTTGCAGAGTTATTCTACTCGCAGTGCCGGCCtcgacatttgggttgcccaagcccgaccttccgcttggttgcccactcgaaaattctaatcgcaaagaagatttgcagggaaccacgtaaggaaaaatgcgtttgggctcattccggatctcacaaaaatctagaaaaatatccaaaattttttgaatattattttatggagctctgtaaaaaatcggcTCCAAGGGATAtcgatcggtaagtattacttttggattcgttggagcgaaactgctcaattcgcccatatgaattcaaaagtaacacttactgatgttcgttggagctgattttttacaggaccccataaaataatattaaaaaatttatggatatttttctagatttttgtgggacctggAATGGGCCCAAACGAGTTTTTCCTTATGTGGTTGTCTGCAAATCTTTATTGCGAATAACAGGGCTCGTTGCCCACTggtgttaagtataaaaaaaagacatacaagcaacaacgaaaaaaaggacaaaaataagattatattgtccatttagcttgaattataTCATCCGTCTTTTCTCGTTTTGGCTATAGcgcccctttttcttttttttttcttcttatctgatagccctcctaatttctctcttaataatttgccctcctaattttttttatctgttatttaccccaagtatgtaaaaacctctcttttaccctcctaattttctcaagtatcataattttttaaagtaggtgcaaaccatacatatttacttttttttaaaaatttgtacaaatttttttggatgatgctcctaaatatattttttttctggatttctattttttttttgtatacatacaaattttttttttgttgccccttgccgggggttgcccgagccggccggcttgcggggcttacccctggccggccctgtctactcgacgagctctacgaagtgaacgtttttaATCATCAGAGACCGGAGCAGGTTCCGCTTGCCCGGGACAGCAGGTGCTGTCCTCGAGAGACAGCTGAGCCCCAAGTCCCATTTAATTTGGGTGAACGAGTATGCACTGAAtacttttcctttttgatttggTAATTTTCGTAGAGAAGGAGAAACTGCCAAGTCtccaataatttaattttataacCCTACCAAACAAGGAATATACAgccagagtttttttttttttttttcccgctttTATTAGGGCGTGAATAGACATTTGTGTTTAGAAATCCAAAACTGGGTGAAGAAAGTAGTACAGCATAATTGAAAACATAGACGAGGGTATATTCGTCCATTAGGGCATTGGCTAATCTATCTATAGTATTGCAGGGGTCTTTCAGTGTGGGATGGCTCCTGCGCTTGTCATGTggcacaaattatttttgacGAAAAGAATTTGTTAAGTAACGAAAATTAACCGTAGCGGTGAGCATCGGCCATAACGGCCGTGAATTGAAAACGGAGAGATATGTAACGGAAATTGTCCGATAAGCATGCGATTTTTCTTCCCACCAATATATCAGGCACGTAACGGTATCAAAAGGCCAAAATAATCGGCCGTTAAGTCATGTAACgagcgattttttttttaaatccttgATCTCATCCGTGTACTACTAGTTTTTGCAGGTAAAGTACGTAGTAACGCAGTTGGCGTTAGAAGCGTTCAGAACTGGAGTGGGGGAGTgtgctgcacagctacgtgCTGTGCAGCATGCTGCGCGGCTTTTGGTGCCACCTTGCCGGTATCGGTTCAACGATCGCAGACGTCCACtacgtagagctcgtcgagtactaaaagtgtaccaaaaatcaatttgatcaaatatcgttaagtgtctcatcggaacacatataattagaaaagaatggattcattggttttgatccagtgtttcgtatccattaggattcatttttttccaagttatatgtattccgatgaagtacttaacgatatttgattgggttgatttttggtgcacttgtagtactcgacgagctctacgtagtggacgtctccgatcgtcgaaCCGATGTCGGCAAGGCAGCACCGACGGCCGCACAGCACGCTGCACAGcacgtagctgtgcagcacgCTCCCCCACTCTTCCAGAACTTTGGCTATGTAGCCTATGTTGGCGTGGGTCAGAAGAATTGAAATCGTTAAAGATCAGGAATTTGTTACATAAATACATCAAACTTAGATTTTGATGTTTTTAAACAAATAATACTCCACCCGTTCCTCcaagacattttcaaaaaattcaagctactcgaAACAAGTTTGATGAGGTTAATTTCTCTCACAAACAGGTAAAGCTTTGAACAATAGAATATTTTTGAAGCTTATATTATGTTTTCAATCAAGTTTAAAACTACCTTACTTGACTCGTTTGGAACGTTTTTcagctccataaaaaaaaaaaaaaaaacgaatgcCAACTCACAAATGGTACATATTTCCACCTTTCTATCTAGCCTTCACATGACACACATAAAATGGTAATCTCAGTAACGCCACATTATTTTGTACCAAATAACAACAAACCTGTaacttatcccaaaaaaaaaaaacaagcaaacatGCAAGAATAGACATGATGTATGCGCGCCGTGCTTTTTAACTCTTGCCTTTTCCGTGACGCGATGTGCCTCTTTTTTTGCGTACTGTGCCTCTTGTCTTGCGTTCTGTGACTCAAGTCTTGCCTCATCCACGACATTCACCATGTTTGCACGAGTGCGTAGAACTTTGTCTTGTATTTTTTCAATCTCTTTATGCTTCCCCTTTAGAAGTACTAACTTCTGTGTCACAAGTTTCATCATATCTGCACAAGTGTGTTGCATTTTTTCAATCTCTTCATGCTACCCCTTTAGAAgtatttctactttctctatCACAAGTTTCACCAGAACCTCCATGGTCAACTTCTTCGACGAATCTGAAGAAAAAAGCGCAATTCGTTTAACACCTCTCCTCGTTTCAATATATTCGGACGAGTTATAGAGGGAATCTAAATTTGAActtgttggaaaatattattaaaatataatattttattttaagtgtgaataaaaattgatttgatttggagtCGCGTCTTTTCATTAGTtagtctatatatatatcacactCCTCATTCATTGTGCGTGGCAATTTTCCCTTTCattcaaatctttttatttaaGAGACTGCAAACACAAATTTGGTTCGTCAAGTCCTTAATTGTAGTGCTGCTTTGGAGAGATTACGATCAAATAATGGTGGAAGACAGACGTCCGATGCAAACCGTGAGCACCGAAGCAAGGGTGAAATCCGTCTTAAGTATAGAGTGCCTTGATCAACATATGTTGTTTTCATCGAGTTCCAAGTTTTGCATTTTGATTTTATTGCATTCCTATTATTGGTTCATCACaaaagtaaacttttttttttcttctaacaATTCTTAAGACAGGTTTGTATTTACTTTTTGTGTGAGTCTAATTATACGGTTGGAATCGTATGCACGAAACCACCATATAAATTCTACGGCAAAATGCAGAATACCTCCCTATGGTTTCGTCATTTTGCAGATGATCTTCCTGCATTATGATTTTGTTGCATTCATATTATAGGATTCATCATATAAAAGAAACATATTCTCTAACGGAATTTGAATTCTCTTTCTGACCAGTAACTGTCATACCTTTAGAAACGAGCGCCTCTCTTTTCTCAGGAGCTTCAGTATCTCCACTTACTTTCGCCATGGCACCACTGTATCCAAGCTAAAAAAAGATCCAACTTTATAAAGAAATAATCAACCAGATAAAGACCCACATTTCACGAGAAAGGAAAACACCGCAAAATCGAAACTTGGTCATTGAGGTCCTCATACACCTCAGTACCAAAAAGATACAGATTGAAGCCTAAAAGCTTAGCAAAACCCTCACCTGCGTTAAAACTGAAATACGAAATTCTGATTAATGGTGTAGTACCTTATGACGAGATTTACCAAGTGAGTGAAATTGATTGGATGGAACTGGAAGCGGGTGGTGACGGCTGGAGATTTCGAAGGAGTTCCTGCACTGAGCCAATAAGATTCTCGAGAAGCGAGACGAAATCCTGGGGAGCAACATTGTAGGAAATTGCTGTATTGGCAGGGAAGGAGAAGTATAgatttggggagagagagagagagagagagagagagagagagagagaggtgtgcaTGGTTGGAGGGGAGCAGAAActgttggaaaaatggaatttgaatcaaagagaatttggtgggatccacaccgcGCGAGGTGGGCCCAAGTGGGTTTTAGATACTCCTTATTAAGGAGTTTAAATCAGtgaaagaatgaacaaatttcattgagagatgaatgagaaattgtctctcaaagtggGTTTCGGACCGACAACAGTGCACGGTTGAATGGTCAAAGCTGGGTTGATTATCCagagttattacccatgatTGTGTATTCAATTTCGGAAATAATAACTTTATCAGTTTTATTTCAGAATTGAATTGCGAAATCAATTCCGCTATTGATTATTGGCTCCTCCATGAATATTCGAATTCATTGTCGTATTGATGGTAGAGGCTCCTCCTTCAGCTATATGAGGGGACCTCTACCTTTGGTTTCAACACACcgaaaacaatccaaagcatCTCTACTACTTCTTCTGCAATACAATTGTTCTTTTTGAGAAAGAGAGTACAGACACAAGTTAGTTCGACGGGCAGTCTATGGCAGTGCTCTGGCGgctgagtggtaaccgagtcaacTCTGAGAGAcgaacaccgacacaacctccagcaccggtgaggcggcgaatttgtcttaagggcaccgttgaacaaaacgggtctcggtttgGAATTGCTAATACTCTTTTACAGTTTATATCTACATTTCATAATCTGTAATTTTGTGattcatgttcatgttgtaattttcagaaattagtaaaatcgtttattgtttttcGTACTATTTTCCTACAGAAACTCAAGGGAAAAAATAGCTAAATATTGGGTACTTGTAATCGTCATGGATGCTCTCCATGAATAAATATTGTCATCTGTCACCACACAACATGAGTTACCTTTTGTTTTTAAATCATCCAAGGTAAACAATACTGTCCATACCGTATAATTTGTCGGTACGTTAATGGTTGAGTAGTCTCGTAATGCATGCATAATGCTGAGGTAGCTAGGAAAGTGTTGAAGAGAGTGAGGTTGATTCTTTGAATTGACCAAATTTGTAATTGTTCAAGATTGGGGGGAATTGAAACAAGGGACGAAATATGCAGTATGCTGGGCCTTGAGCAAACAATTACTTCTTGGAAATAAGAACTTGTTCAATAATCCTCGAAGCAAATCGTTAGATATTTGATTTGCTACATAAATGAACTGTTGGCGTTTTTGGATATCTCTTAATATTataaacatgatttttatttCGATAATTATTAGAGTTGGAAAGTGGTTTGctgattaaaaattgaataaagacaagaaATGCAAGGACGGCTCTATTGTTGCTTCATTACTCTTGCATGCATATGACCATGGGCTTGTTTGTTGGAAGGATAAGGGAGGAATGGGGATAAGGGATGGAGGAGAGAAGGAGAAATGTGTTCGTTGGTGGAAGAAGGAAGGGGCCGGGAGAAGGGACGAGGGAGAGAGCTTATCCCCCTCCAAAGGGTATTAGCTAATAACATCTCTCACCCTAAAATTAGCTTAGCCGTAAAGAATATGAAAACATTGGATTAGTTGTGGGTATTTATTCTCACTATCGGTAGTGAAGAATAAAGAACAAGTTTTGATTTTAGCTAAATCACTTATTTGGATGGAGTATTTAGGtgagaaattaaaaatatttacaGAAATAAAATGTTTCAATTGGCTCTTCCCCTTTCTAATCCCGTCTCacaaaaaatggtgagatttgatgataaagtattttattttctttaactcaTTCTCCCTCGCCTTCCAAAGGAGCTATTACTCTATTTTTGtgctttgtttgattttgaggaaaggaacagaaaagaaagaagaggaagaagtgcATGGGGATCGAAGAataattactactccctccgtccctttattatagttcagtatttcattttgggctgtcccttaataagtgtccatttggtaaagttagtgggtaaaagttggtacattgtctattttgtccataaaagtatattccattttgaaaagttagtgaataaaaagtgtaatgatgatgggtaaataggaaaagtggaggaaaaagttgatgtgaaatgtataatgatgatgtttttttaataagttggagttacgaaataggacatttaaaaagggacggaaggagtatgaTTTGTTTGCAACTGGCCGTCCGGGCAACCTTATTTCCTGTTACCGAGACGATCACCGAGGGATGATGTGGTATCTTACTGTACTCTACTCTACACTATACTAGTTTCAAGCATGCATCtatgaagaggaagaagtgcGTGGGGATCGAGCGAAGAATATATAtagacaccaaattaaagattgttttttttttttttttaacgattAGCCCAAGTAAACAAAGGTGTGTCAAAATCATGCCATTAAGCTTTCATTGCATTCTCAGCTGGCACATGCATGGTTTGACAAGGTATGGAGAGCAACTAGCAAGTTTATACTCGATAAAATTAGATTCTTCAAGTTTGAGTTACATTTTTCTCAACTTCTAACTATTTTGGCCTAATAAAAAAACGgctcatttttttggattattgtttTATCATGACTaggagaatctaaaaagtaaaaagttaagatcgaaaccaattttttttttaataaagacaaaaataagtcaataaatcaattttttcgtttttattcaaaagaatttggatttcgataataatttttcactttttagattccttttgcCAAGACGATTCAATAATCGATAAAAACATGTCGCGAAAATAGGAGATATGAAAAGAATTTTACTAAGGACATTCATGTGGctaattgtaacgccccgaattttgggtacgttaatgaggcatttattacataataaagagagtctggctcattattacatcataaatacatcataagtaaatagtacatttattcaacaagggagatagctagggttcctaactactgctccgcttgctcctccattctggcaagctcctctgctccaaaggCCTTCAAGGTGTattgctcaccttgatcatctacaaaatctgacacattataccagcgtcgccaccgatataatatgtcagggtcaccaaaggtaacaccatgagctacgaaagctcaatagaaaaaaatttcatacccgctaacccataacttacaaacaacatgTTATACAATCAtgaatttccacatgatacacgTATACACAGCtaaacaatgacacatccatattcgttaatcaactatcgttggtgtccaagattttctgagtttctcctacgcaactcatcgtagaccgtgtctccattttcatatacaaatcaacatttcccaaaatcatttgtttaacacacccaacctcggttccacagcgccgggttcccgagtatcctcataatggttccgccgcgccgggttcccattggcacacaaaacttgcattggctcctctctgcggataaccaagccacattaccaatgaagctaccacgtccggccgcattggcaatcttcacaatgggctaccaagtccggccacattgtggttttcacaatccacacaatgggctaccaagtctggctacattacgagttttcatacacacaatgggctaccaagtccggtcacgttgcggttttcacaatccacatgatgggctaccaagtccggcctcaTCGCGGATTTCCAtatacacaatgggctaccaagtccggccacattgcggtttcaaaacacaactcatcattatccatactctaggtgtcatgtttctactttctcggttctcgtgtctcgttacatgcatagactccgcggtaggacaaaagtaagcatgaaacattctaacaagaccatccaactcaatactacttatagcataacgccacatgtacggacgcccttggagtgaaatcacttatgctttattacaccacaagtaatacaagcaactcgtatatgcatactcataaccatcttaaatatcaaaaatacaaatacttcgagataagtaagtaaggatgcactacatataattaggagtagtagatagggagaatctaccgttcttcttggcagttGGTCGGCTACGGAAACTAGTCgttggtcggacggagtaacttcctacagtaggcttccggtagcttcgaaagagaaaggtctctctcgaaacctaatcttgactaaactacttaagctttttggatcggagggtggtcgagtggcggtctagtggcggctttggatgagtttcttgaagaacacaagaagaactcaagaacaagaagaacaaagcaagaacaaaggatttctagagagagaagttgaagaatggaaaggtgtgagttaaatgcttggaatggcttgctatttataggcaaaactcttggctccctctcctctcacaaggccggccctctctctctctctatatctcctatggatttgctccatcaaCTCACATCAAAGCATGCCATGCTTTGTCAAATCCaaatctttaggcataaggctataaaacccaaataagatcttaggcttggatggctagattgtgtaccttggattggatttggaagatttgttggaaggaaaggagacaatggtacaagatttagttttaaacaataatagaagtacaatggagagatagatttaggctaggaagaatatttacccaagaatttgaaaagatgaagaaagatcatggaaggtacaatcaatcttcctctctctttcctccttcctctctctctctctctccctctcggctcactctctctctctctctttctatatatatgtatatatatatatatatatatatatatatacacacacacacacacatataataacataaaagtacaaaagtataagattttcaatccaaataccccattaaagaaatctaattaggcacatgccccattaaacaaataaattgagtACACTAGGGAGATTTAGGCCTATATataatatgcatatatacacatgcctatatatacataggtatTAAAATATATGACTTAAGATTtcttcattaaaataataataaagtacaagtactattttattcaataaagtactttggaaaatctagggtttagatacaccacaatattttaatgcataaagtacatgggaatccaaatctttgattatttaaaacaaagccttgtacttgttggaagattaaggctattacccaatgagtaataattccccttgcgattaataaccaatggacaaaagagtaaggtacttttatacttaaaataagatttcttaaaagactacatgtcctatatgtactttaaacaaaatataatactgaaaaggttattaaccaatggacaaaagttaccctaacttctattgaccaatggataaaggcaaaaggttcaaaatgtTCAAAAGATTCAACTAGTAACtgggtgagtttggttgctcggttcctccaagtagtcggttggaaactaactaaattggtcaagtagggtttctagtcgagagttaaccaatgaccaaaatctaactatgacgaaaattaacaagaaatcatatagccactcaaaagaaaataagtaattcaaatatttaacgaaatttttactgacaaAAAACCAGGGCTGTTaaactaataataataaaacccAGAGTTGCAAGACTAGACATGATTACTGCGAGCTCTGCATCATCTCTTGCCTTTTCTGCCACATTCACCATATCTGCACAAGTGCGTAGAACTTTGCCTTGCATTTTTTCAATGTCTTTATGCTTCACCTTTAAAAGTACTTCCTTCTGTGTCACAAATTTCACCATATCTGCACAAGTGCGTAGAACTTTGTCTTGCATTTGTTCAATCTCTTTATGCTTCCCCCTTAGAGGTTCTACTTTCTCTGTCACAAGTTTCACTAGATCCTCCATGGTCAACTCCTTCGACgaatctgaataaaaaaatgcaattcGTTTAGCACCTGATCTCCTCGTTTCAACATATTCGGACGAGTTATAGAGAGAATTTAAATATGAACctgttggaaaatattattagaatataatattttattttaagtgtgaataaaaattgatttgataTGGAGTCGTGTCTTTTCATTGACACATTATGAGAAGCGTACGTGTCCCTTTCCATGGTGATTATCCCTAGGCTCACAAGTTAGTCTATATATATCATGCTCCTCATTCATTTTGTGTGGcgattttcccttcaatttgaATCTTTTTATTTGAGAGACTGCAAACACAAATTTGGTTCGTCAAGTCCTCCAATTGTAATGCTGCTTTGGAGGAATTCTGTTCAAGTAGCTAGGGGTGGGAGACAGACGTCCAATGTAGACCGTAAGAGCACCGTAGCAGAGGTGAAATCTGTCTTAAGTATAGAGTGCCTTGATAAATATGTTGTTTTCATCGAGTTCCAGGTTTTACATTCTAATTTTATTGCATTCATATTTTTGGTTCATCACAAAAGTAAGCTTTTTTCCTAATAATCTTAAGAGATTTGTATTTGCTTTTGTTTGAGTTCTAATTATATGGTTGGAATCGTATGCACAAACCACCATATAAATTCTAGGACAAAATGTAGAATACCTCTCTATGGTTTGGCCATTTTACAGATGACCTCCCTATGTTTCACTCTTAACCACTTCATCCACCATACCATTCTCTTTTGCCATGATTAATCGAGTGCACGTTATATATAGTATTATTCAACATTTTGAATGCCACATGTCTATGGAAATGGTTTTCCCATGAATTTCATGAATCACTTTTACAATTATGTTTAGTCATTTAGTGCTATATGATGAGTTACAGCACttgttttcttccaaattttcctattgaaatatatatattttttcaatattgtatacatcagcgggtTAATAGGAAAAGTTAATAATTGAGTTAGTCCACAAGGGGTTTAGAGGCTATCTAATACTACACCGAAAATTGGTAAAATCACGAACCTGGTACTTCACTTTCAAGACTTTCCCTATGCTCGCGGCGGCGTTTTTGGCGTCCTCTAGCTCTATGATTCTGAAACCAGTAGAACACGTTCTTCCCATCGATTTTACCGAACTGACGAAGCTCTCCAGCTATTAGTTTGATTTGGTCAGCCGTCGGGGTGCGTGTTCCGCCTTCATACATATCCTCTAGCGCTTGTAATTGCTCCGGCGTCGGATTCCATCTTGAACTAGCAGTCACTAAAGGTGCTGTGTTGTTTTCTTGCTTACTTTGGTCCTGAATAGGAGCTGCACTAATTCATACTCATCAGAAATTAACATAATCTAAggttttatttgcaaaaaaaagagagaaaatacttATAACAGATGTATCTCTAAAGAGAAAGTCTACTTAATTTCCCGGTATTATGACGATGAAAAACACGTAGTGAAAATTTTCTGGTCGAGTTAGGGTATTCGATCTTGTCTCAAAGGATGCCTCAATGGCATCTTAGATTGCCACACTCGATCGTTTTGATCACTGCATCGTTCTCATTGGTATTGCATTCGGATTGTTGGATTCATCACAAAAAGTAAATATATTTTCTAACACAACTTGAATCCTCTTTCTGACCAGTAACTTTCATACCTTCATAAACGGGCGCCTCTCTTTGCCGAGGAGCTTCAGCATCTCCACTTGCTTTCGCCGTGGCACCACTGTTTTCTACTGTACTCCCTCCATCGCCTGGCGgggatttcacctttttgggATTTTTAGGAGACGGTACTGACgagaatccaaaccgttgaaaTGCATATGCATTCGGCAATGAGTGATGGAATAGAGAACCTTGGCCACCAACCACCTGGAACAAAATAGGAATATGCATTTAGATAACCCATGCAGTTGTGACGCAAAAAGGCAGCAGCATGTTGCAACCTGATGGGGTAGGAGCCAATTTTTTGTATCACCACACCACATGGTGCTCTCTCTCATGTTTGCATTGAACTTCATAGCCCGGCCATGAAATAGTGTGAGACTACAACAGTAAGGGAAGCATTAGTTTTTGCATTGAACTTCATAGCCCGGCCATGAATGGACCTATGTTCAATCACTTCGAGCGACGACATGAAATCTTACACTAAAATGAGAGTTCATCAACCGAGCCTTGACACAATATTTAGGACAAAACTATGAAGCCGCAATCTTTCTATCTCAGCAGTAGTGAATGGGGGACGACGAAAGTCACGAAATAGCACCTTctcaaataaattttaaaaattgttacaaagattaataggatcAAGGAAAATTCCTAACCCGAAACCCAATCGAGTAAACAAGATAAGAATAATCCTGTCCATCCGAGATCGAAACCCCAAGTTTAGCAAAAAACCAAACATGGGAACACCTATTGGGACAAAACTCACACCTGTTGGCCTAAAAGCATAGAAAAGCCCAGATAACGGGACAAGCCCAAACAATGAAAGTCCAAAATCCTAACAGCTACAAATCCTAAACCTGTCGGCGCCACACCAGCTACCGCCAACCACCACGCAGGCGAGACTTTACACGCCGTTAAGCAAAGACGTGAACATAAATACTTAATTTGACTTAGTTTTACAATACAAAGACGTGAAAACATTCAGCAATCATCTCctggatttcaaaaaaaacaaaacaaatatatgCTATTGTGCCTCAGAGTCTAAGCCCCATTGATTACCATGAAATTGAATCCAATTCCAGTGTTTACGCTAGTGATTAAGAAATTGAATCCAATTTCATTAacgaaatcaaaaaattatgctGCATAAGTTAAGCACTAGCATAAACACTCTCAACGTTGTTCAGATATATGATACCAACATTGTGCACAATGACACTGACATTTGACGGAATTACGGGACGAGAAAAACCAAATCGTGAGCTCAaacgaaaaacaaataaaagaaggTTTTCAAACATATACTTATTTACAATCGGGACGCAAGTCTCAATTCAACGTGATATTTAAGATTTCAGTGGTACAAAGATTAGAATCACATTTAAcaggcaac
Coding sequences:
- the LOC131322605 gene encoding uncharacterized protein LOC131322605, which gives rise to MSLSRISSRFPRIVSAQCRNSIVTSSRHRPLPVPSNQFHSLGESHYKVVGGQGSLFHHSLPNAYAFQRFGFSSVPSPKNPKKVKSPPGDGGSTVENSGATAKASGDAEAPRQREAPVYEAPIQDQSKQENNTAPLVTASSRWNPTPEQLQALEDMYEGGTRTPTADQIKLIAGELRQFGKIDGKNVFYWFQNHRARGRQKRRREHRESLESEVPDSSKELTMEDLVKLVTEKVEPLRGKHKEIEQMQDKVLRTCADMVKFVTQKEVLLKVKHKDIEKMQGKVLRTCADMVNVAEKARDDAELAVIMSSLATLGFIIISLTALDFVSLLENLIGSVQELLRNLQPSPPASSSIQSISLTCFNAGEGFAKLLGFNLYLFGTEVYEDLNDQVSILRCFPFS